CATGCTCTGACGTTTGACATTGGATGGTAATTTGGAACTTTTTTCCCAATGTATTACAATCTTCAGGTTCCTTGATGTGATCGCCAACTTTCGAGGGACAACGATAATGGCAGAAAAAAATGATAAGAGAATTTATCAAGTCCAGTTCGGTGTATTCAATTCCATCATTTATATCTCAGGGACTCTCGTTTCTATTAATACCCATATACACCAGAATTCTAAGTCCCTCAGATTACGGTTTTCTCGATCTCGTGATCGTTTTTGCTACATTGGTGAACCTCACTATCCCCCTCCAGATTTCTCAAGGCCTGGCTTATTTTTATGGAAAAGAAAATGTTCTAGAACGTAAAAAGAAATATTCATCTTCTGCTTTGTGGTTCACGATTGCCTCCTATAGTTGTTTTGTTTTGTTGTTTGTTTTTCAAGCAGATCAAATTTCCATAATAATAATGGGAAGCCGGGCTTGGCAGACCTCTGCCCAATTAGGGATTCTCTACATTTGGAGTAATGGTATATATTTTCTTGTGCAAAATCAATTCCGTTGGGAATTGCGGAGCAGACAATATGTAGTGGTGAACCTGATAATGAACATAGTGACTACAGGAGCTTCATTGTGGTTGGCATTTGGATGCGAAATGGGGTTAGAAGGTGTGATTATAGGTAAGTTTATAGGGAACTTGGTTGGTATTGGGTTTTCAATATATTGGTTGCGTGAGAGTTATCTTTTTCAAATTGACATCAAGATCCTTCAAGAATTACTTGTCTTCTCTTTGCCATTAGTAATAGCTGGAATTTCTGTCTGGGCTAATCTCTATATAGACCGTTTGATGATTAATGCTATTCTTACTATAAAAGAGGTTGGTATTTACGGCATCGGAAATCGTTTTTCCAATTTG
This portion of the Anaerolineales bacterium genome encodes:
- a CDS encoding oligosaccharide flippase family protein, encoding MIREFIKSSSVYSIPSFISQGLSFLLIPIYTRILSPSDYGFLDLVIVFATLVNLTIPLQISQGLAYFYGKENVLERKKKYSSSALWFTIASYSCFVLLFVFQADQISIIIMGSRAWQTSAQLGILYIWSNGIYFLVQNQFRWELRSRQYVVVNLIMNIVTTGASLWLAFGCEMGLEGVIIGKFIGNLVGIGFSIYWLRESYLFQIDIKILQELLVFSLPLVIAGISVWANLYIDRLMINAILTIKEVGIYGIGNRFSNLASTAMIGFQLALPPLIYNHYQAEETPRHISKILNVYLAFALTIFMILALFINDILRLMTTKPFYGAADLIIYLVPAAFLGQMYIFSPGLVISKKTNMIGYINLGGAIINLGLNLFLIPYFGVKGAAIATLLSNFFIFIALMSLGQKYYRIPYEWRSVIVMVATASIIIVTIPNLLPAVYLMALVIKLLGIGLFIFALNIFKVINFKTIKNELHLLITKQF